The proteins below are encoded in one region of Sporosarcina sp. FSL K6-1508:
- the ssb gene encoding single-stranded DNA-binding protein: MINRTVLVGRLTKDPELKHTQTGIAVTRFTLAVNRAFKNAAGEQEADFISCVAWRKQAENVANFLKKGSLVGLDGRIQTGSFEGTDGKRVYTTEIVADSVQFLEPRNGNAKNESSNQSNGPNQSGQTNTQNQQQNAQNRRETTSEDPFSTNGGPIEVSDDDLPF, translated from the coding sequence TTGATTAACCGCACAGTTCTTGTCGGCCGTCTCACAAAGGATCCTGAACTCAAGCATACGCAAACAGGAATTGCCGTCACACGCTTCACCCTCGCGGTCAACAGAGCATTCAAAAACGCAGCTGGCGAGCAAGAAGCAGATTTTATCAGTTGCGTCGCTTGGAGAAAACAGGCTGAAAACGTTGCGAACTTCTTGAAGAAAGGCAGTCTGGTCGGTTTGGATGGGAGAATTCAAACCGGCAGTTTCGAGGGAACGGATGGCAAGCGCGTTTATACGACAGAAATTGTTGCAGATTCAGTTCAATTTCTAGAACCGAGAAACGGTAATGCGAAAAACGAGTCTAGCAATCAATCTAACGGCCCTAATCAGTCGGGGCAGACAAATACTCAGAATCAACAACAGAACGCTCAGAATCGACGGGAAACGACATCAGAAGACCCATTTTCGACGAATGGCGGACCGATAGAGGTATCGGATGATGATTTGCCGTTCTAA
- a CDS encoding YopX family protein yields the protein MREIKFRGKSTLEIDYLDMIGVVHANGWVFGNLITNEGKPYIVGDIEDVTDEYINPTSWISVHPKSIGQFTGLKDKGGKKIYEGHVLKRDFEIGNTIYHPVTLGAMDYEISDSGHFRGVVHYRPSEGFVLAKVQKYSDENELVEKKSAVKIYPRYAEIIGNQFENPELLEVAE from the coding sequence ATGAGGGAGATTAAATTTCGTGGTAAATCCACCTTAGAAATCGACTACTTAGACATGATAGGGGTCGTGCATGCAAACGGTTGGGTGTTTGGCAATCTGATTACAAACGAAGGAAAACCTTATATTGTCGGTGATATTGAAGATGTAACAGACGAGTATATCAATCCCACAAGTTGGATATCGGTTCATCCGAAATCGATTGGACAGTTTACTGGATTGAAAGATAAAGGCGGCAAAAAGATTTACGAGGGTCATGTATTGAAACGCGATTTCGAAATAGGCAATACAATCTATCACCCTGTCACGCTAGGAGCAATGGATTACGAAATCTCCGACAGTGGTCACTTCAGAGGTGTTGTGCATTACCGACCGTCCGAGGGATTTGTACTAGCGAAAGTCCAGAAGTACAGCGACGAAAATGAATTAGTGGAAAAGAAAAGTGCGGTCAAAATCTATCCGAGATATGCAGAAATTATCGGGAATCAGTTCGAAAATCCGGAGTTGCTGGAGGTGGCGGAATGA
- a CDS encoding DUF1642 domain-containing protein — translation MTEKVKVPSGVDDAIKWAREKGYTDCGIVLATQFVPIKFNFEVIARWMVEGDGKNDDKLLNALVNGYEVEPEHKVGDWAKVVFTSGGQAIGIVDTLAFDDIIFDYLDQNTEVKRCRIHRDCATTPTPEEIKTERERRLWAKIDRKPYEVKDDDVMIIREGRHDNSLQVKDFDKRELHQMMRSGDIIGFYPVESFISFEEVESNA, via the coding sequence ATGACTGAAAAAGTGAAGGTGCCAAGCGGGGTAGATGACGCGATTAAGTGGGCACGGGAAAAAGGATACACAGATTGCGGGATTGTCCTTGCAACGCAATTTGTACCAATCAAATTTAATTTCGAGGTAATTGCTAGGTGGATGGTTGAAGGTGATGGTAAAAACGATGACAAGTTGCTGAATGCGCTTGTGAATGGCTACGAAGTCGAACCGGAGCACAAGGTTGGGGATTGGGCGAAGGTCGTATTCACTAGTGGCGGACAAGCGATAGGGATAGTCGATACGTTAGCGTTTGATGACATTATCTTCGATTATCTGGATCAAAACACGGAAGTCAAGCGATGCCGAATACATCGTGATTGTGCAACAACACCGACTCCCGAAGAAATCAAGACCGAACGGGAACGTCGATTGTGGGCGAAGATCGATAGAAAACCCTACGAGGTCAAAGATGATGACGTAATGATTATTCGGGAAGGTCGGCACGATAATTCGTTGCAAGTAAAAGATTTCGATAAACGCGAACTACACCAAATGATGCGTAGTGGTGACATCATCGGATTCTACCCAGTCGAATCCTTCATCAGTTTTGAGGAGGTCGAATCCAATGCCTAA